GCACTCCAAGTGGATCTTCTGGGGACGCAACTGTAATTGAGGGTTTAAAAGTGAAggctaaaataaaaaataagagatcGAAGGTCAATTCAGATGCCAAGATAATTGGGAACTCCAAAATGGATGATGGTCTTGACTACAGTAAATCTGGAAATGATGCATTGCAGCATGAAAAAGAGACTGCTTCAGAGTCTGAGGCGGAAGTTCTAGAGGATTCCTTATCTGCCTTTTTCCAGAAGGTGCACTCCGGGATGATTTCGAAATCTCGTAGTTCTTCAAGAGTGAAGCAGGGAAAGGAAACTCAAGCATCCAATGATGAGTCAAGACCAGATTCAGGTGATGCTTTAGAGGCTCGTGTTGGGAAATCTCAATCTGCTTCAGATTTTGTCAAGGAAGCTTCTGATCAAGGTCCCACAAAATCAACCTTGATTTGTCCGAGGCTTGATGATCATTTACCAGAAGTCTTAAATCGTACTCCCGGGAATTCGATTGGTTCAAAACTAGGGCTTTGTTCTAGTCCACTGGATTCCAGTCAGATACAAAGACCTACTGAGTGCATGGATGATTCATCTTTCAAACTAATTTCAGAGAATTCAACTTCCATATCATTGGTCCAAAGTTCTTCTTCTAGTCTGAGGGCATGCTCTGGTAAGAGCGCTGGGGTTGAAGATGGCAAAACTGACTCTTTAGCCTCTCAAGCAATTGGGAATCAACCAGGTTCCACAAATGAGCCCCCTGGTTTGAACAATATCCCTGACAGAAATAATGAGGTACCCCATTGCATGGAAGCAAAGGATTTGGGGTTGTCGACATCCTTATGTGAAGGCATAGCAAGAAGTACTGATGATGTGAAACTAGATTGTGGGCTCGATACTGACTTGGTCCCGAAATATTCTGGTGAAGTACAGCTTCGTTCATCACCCCCTGCGTTTAGTAGGGCACATGATGGCCCACTTATTGTTCTAGGTAAGTGCTTTCAAGGGACAGATCATGCACCATTTGATTCACAAGAGGCAGACGGTCAAGTATCTGAGTGTAGGTTATCGCCAGGGTCAGGGAGTGAAATCCTCAAATATGAAGTGGCCTTCAGAAAGCATAAGAATGACTCACACAGAGCTGTTGATGAATCAGAACATGTTTTGGAGCCCTCTGGTGTATTGCCAGAAGGTGCATGCCCTCGAAACAGTAACTATCATTCTGAGGATGAAGAGGTTAATGGGACCTCTTCCCCATCTATTATGCTGGATCACCAAGGAACCTGTGCAGACGACAGGGGACCCCTGGCTGACACTGAAACTAAAGAAAGTAGCCTGTCAGTTGGACAGCGAGCGCCACGCAATGCCAAGAAGCACAGACATGGGGACATGGCTTATGAGGGTGATATTGATTGGGATGTTTTGATGCAGAGCcaagaatttttcataaaccatCAGACTGTAGATAAAACAAGAGACAAATCCAATTCATCGTCTACTGCTGTGGATGCTGAAAATGGCAAAGCAGCAGCTGTAGCAGTAGGGCTGAAAGCTCGGGCGGTTGGTCCCCTTGAGAAAATCAAGTTTAAAGAAGTGTTAAAGCGCAAAGGTGGACTTCAAGAATATCTGGAGTGCAGGTCAGTAACCAGTTGTAAGTTAGGTTGCCTACTTTTTCCCATTATGCTATCGTCTATATATGTGGTCTATGACCTATTTGGATTAAATCATTATTAGTTTGTGCGTTGTTCGATTACATATGATTTTTGAAACTTAACGCTGCTCATAGTTTGCTATCATGTGTGTTCACAGTATTTGTTGGTTGCTTTGCTGTTTTCAATGTATAAATTGACCGCTTCACTAGTGCAGAATCTAATGCAGTCTTCAAATACTCATAcgtaaagaatttttttttttcattttatctaGTAGTAATGTATGCCTCAGCCTatactatgatttttttgtctcaTCTTTTACAAAACGCGATGCTACCTATCTTGTCTACTGAGACGAGGCACTACTTACTTCTCACTGGGATTTTGCTGCTAAGATCATAGTTGTTCCTGTtgagaaacaaatttttcattagcctcccttttttttttttggtttaacaAATccattcttttaaaaaatatctgcaaagagtttctttttcctttttttcccctGGCTTTACTGCTCAGCCTTATTACTAATTGCATGCATCaaatatgtgtatgtgtgcgtgtgtattTCCTGGTTAATATATTCATCTAATTATATGCTGCATcagtattatttttcttgagagTGAAAGGTGAGAATGGATTGTTTTGAATGGAAGGTTATTCATTATTCACAATGTAACTTACGGAAGATTCTTCAGGGAATACAGATTTGTTGCTTTCCTTCACCATTATCTTGTGGTTTTCGGTCTTGAAGGGCATGCTAGTAACTTGATTCCCTATTTGATTGTTCATTGTAAGTCTAATTTGTTGAATGTAAATTGTCTGCTTAGCAGATTTTatttcaactaaaaaaatcagctatgcaatttttttctttgttgtggCATATTAATGGTAAGATAAATAAGCTATTTGAACAGTTTCCTTAATCGTTTCTGGAAACTCTGTTGAACTTAGTTATTTCATGCTTTGCAGGAACCATATCTTGAGTGTTTGGAACAAAGATGTCAGGCGCATTTTGCCACTTTCAGACTTTGGTGTGTCTGATGCTCCTGTGATGGGTGAAAGCTCACGTGCTTCTCTGATTAGAGATATCTTTACCTTTCTCGATCAATGTGTAAGTTTTCAGATTCCATTGAATTGAGGTGAATTGTACTTTGCTCCTACACCCCTCAACTAGGACAGGCATTTAATCGTATTATGGTAAGCTTTAAAGAGTTATATCCATTGACTTTGCAAGATTAACAAAGTAATGGCCTTCCAAGTgattgaaatttacatttagcATGTTTGTCATAAATTAAAGGCCAGCATACTTGCTAATAGAGGAAATTCTCTCACATAACTTCCTTAAGATTagtgaaatgaaaaattaaagaaatagaCAGAAAATGCCATATGTAAAGCGCTTACAAACATTCtatgttctctctctctctctctatatatatatatatatatctgtctGTCTCACGCACactcacatattttttttccactattcatctcttttttttatttgattggatttaattaattattctattcTGATCTTACAAAATCATTCTAATTCCGATTCTCATGCAGCTTATTTGGTGGGTGAACGAAATCGTCATACGGAATTTGCTTGTTCAGCATTCATTTTGGATGTCTAGAGTGAAACTTAATTAAAACGAGAGGACCAATTCCATTAGAATAGAGATCATGCCACaagtaaaagaaacaaaattgcaattttttggtttattttgattctttcttgagGAGTATAATAGACATAATTGAGATGCTCTTAAAAACTAAAGTTTGACATAAGTGAAAGGGCGAGAGAGCAAGTCCTGGTCATTGTGCTTTGTACTGAAGGAATCGAGTGAAATGTAGTGATGCTGGAACAAAGTGCATGCATGGGAAATGCAATCGAACTGGCCCATGAAATGGAACTGTACTTTTTTTGGGGCTTCCTTCATCTTTTCATCTTCATAAAGAAGTTTAACATAATAatggaaagagagagagggtgtGGCAGAGATTTATCAGTAGTTCTTCCTTAAACTTTTTTTCCGTATGTTCTGATTTGCCTTATGATGCTTTTAGTTGTGttttcttttggatttgttttgcttttcttgtttttactGGTTGCACATATAAATTTCAGTGGGTTCCAAGTACCAACTTCTtgtgtttctctctcttcatatGGCTAAACCTGTTTCAACAgggttatataaattttggagTGCCTTCGGGAAAGGAGAAGGTGGGAAATAACATCAAGAATGAACTGAAACTTCTGACAGAGGAGAAGTTTGGAGAAACTGGTGAGCTTCCTGTGGTTGATTCTGAGGATGGAGTTTCCTTTATCCTTGGGAAGGAAAGAAGTACAGAGATTCAcagaggggaaaaaaatgatGACACTTTTGCGGATGAAAAGCTGGCAGGAAAAGTTGTATCAGAACAAGGAGTTAACAACCTTGAGCCGTTACAAACACCTGAAGGATGTTCCATTGATGATAGGCAAGGAATGAATTCCCGTGATCCTATACATCTTAAATATTCTGCTGGTTCAGATTATTTTGATTCGATTCCTTCCTGCAAGGATGAGAATGGCACATTGGTTCCTGCTGTCGATCCAGATTTGCCTTCTCCTGGTGAAGCAGTGAGTGGTGTACCTGCAAAGGTCCCCAAATTTGGCTCTGCTATTTTCTCAGCCACCGAGGACTCTGGGTGTAGTCATACACAAAATGATTCAGGACCACGAAAGAGTATAATAGTTGTAGGAGCTGGTCCTGCTGGCTTAACTGCAGCACGCCACTTGCAACGCCAAGGTTTCATTGTTACAGTTCTCGAGGCTAGAAGCAGAATAGGTGGTCGTGTTTTTACAGACCATTCATCATTAAGTGTTCCTGTAGATCTTGGAGCTAGCATCATTACTGGTATGGAGGCAGATGTTGACACTGAAAGAAGACCTGATCCTTCTTCAATCATTTGTTCTCAGTTGGGCCTCGAGCTGACTGTACTTAATAGCGACTGTCCTCTTTATGATACTGTGACTGGTCAGAAAGTACCTGCAGATCTAGATGAAGCATTGGAAGCAGAATATAATAGCCTGCTTGATGACATGGTAATGGTTGTTGCAGAGAAGGGGGAGTGTGCCATGACAATGTCTCTCGAAGAAGGTCTAGAATATAGCCTGAAGAGACGTCGTATGGCCCACTCTGGACAAGAGGATATGGAAGTTCTACCTGTTAAACCTCAAGATACATCTGTTGCTTCTGAAGGTTTTGCTGTGGATGATGAAGTTTCAAATGCTCAGGATTCTGAAACAGAAGGTTTGAGTCCTTTGGAGAGGAGAGTTATGGATTGGCATTTTGCGCACTTAGAGTATGGTTGTGCTGCCTTGCTTAAAGAAGTCTCACTCCCAAACTGGAATCAGGATGATGTATATGGGGGATTTGGTGGAGCTCATTGTATGATCAAAGGAGGTTATAGTGCTGTTGTTGAATCTCTTGCAAAAGGAATTTGCATTCACTTGGACCATGTTGTCACGGATATTTCGTATTGCACAAAGGATTCTGGGACAAATAATAATGTGCATAAAATGGTTAAAGTTTCTACATCAAATGGCAAAGAGTTTTCAGGAGACGCAGTCCTGGTCACAGTCCCACTTGGATGCCTGAAAGCGGAAACGATAAAATTTTCACCGCCTTTGCCCCAATGGAAATATCTATCCATCAAGAGACTTGGGTTTGGTGTTCTAAACAAAGTAGTCATGGAGTTTCCTGAAGTATTTTGGGATGACACAATTGATTACTTTGGTGCTACTGCTGAAGATACAAATCAGCGGGGTTGGTGTTTTATGTTCTGGAATGTCAAGAAAACAGTTGGGGCACCTGTTCTTATAGCCTTGGTTGTTGGTAAGGCTGCCATAGATGGACAAAATATTAGCTCGTCGGATCATGTGAGTCATGCCTTGCTTGTTCTCCGGAAACTATTTGGGGAACATAAGGTTTCTCATCCAGTTGCATCTGTAGTGACTGACTGGGGAAGGGACCCTTACAGCTATGGTGCTTACTCTTATGTTGCTGTGGGATCATCAGGAGAAGACTATGACATCTTGGGAAGGCCGGTGGAGAACTGTTTATTTTTTGCTGGTGAAGCCACTTGCAAAGAGCATCCTGACACTGTTGGTGGTGCAATGATGAGTGGGCTTCGAGAGGCTGTACgcattattgatatattgaacACAGGAACTGATTATACTGCAGAGGTGGAGGCAATGGAGGTTGCTAGAAGACATTTGCATATTGAAAAGAGTGAAATAAAGGACATTATCAGGAAGCTTGATGCTATAAATTTCTCTGGTGCTTTCTGTAAGAAGTCTTTGGATGGATCCCAGATCTCTTCTTGGGGCTATGTGCTAAAGGATATGTTTTTCACTGCAAAAACTACAGCTGGGAGATTGCATCTAGCTAAAGAGTTGTTAAAACTTCCTGTTGGGTTTTTGAAGACATTTGCTAGCACTAAAGAAGGGCTTAGCACCCTTAATTCATGGATTCTTGTAAGTGTtctatttgaaattctttttcaacTCCACTGCTGGAATATTCgattatattttctatctggaaataaataattgtttgttCTGGATTTTCTTGTTGACAACAGGATTCCATGGGGAAAGATGGAACTCAGCTCTTGCGCCATTGTGTCCGTCTCCTTGTACTTGTTTCAAATGATTTGCTTGCCGTTCGTTTATCAGGTGCTTGCGCTCTCCCTCCTTTATCTACCactttctttccttctctcgttcttttccttttagtTCTGGATGcattaatttcttatatatttcttacaCCAGTGTTTTCAGATTTAAGTAGAAGCTTTGAAATGATTCTCGTGTTAGTGTTTGGCTTTCATAATTGATTGTGCTGGTGCTTTTGAGGTCGTTATAACATTTTCTTTAGGACAATGGGACATCTCTTGTCTATATGTTGTCCCCTAGTTTgagtatttttgtttaagaatgcaatatttttaatcttttccaTATTTTACTTAGGTGTCGGAAAAACTGTAAAAGAGAAAGTCTGTGTACATACCAGCCGTGATATAAGAGCCATAGCTAGCCAGCTTGTGAGTGTGTGGGTTGAACTTTTCCGCAAGGAGAAGGCTTCTAAAGGGGGACGTAAATTACTTAGGCAATCAACTTCTCTTGATTCGAAGAGCAAATCTCCTCTAGTTTCTGGAAAACCACCGTTGCGCACACATCATGTTGACAGCAAGGGAAGTCCAAAAGTTTCTGCGTCTGCTGGGAACCAGTTCCCTTCCGGTGCAAGCAATAAGAAAGTAATCAATGAACCTGTTAAATCCGATACAAGAATTCACCCACAGTCAGATGTTCAGCTCTCAAACTCTCATGGTTCACTAGGATGCAGCAATGTCAGGGAGGAGGACAATGATGACATTCCCATGTCTGAGGAAGAAAAGGCTGCTTTTGCTGCTGCAGAAGCGGCCCGTGCTGCAGCAATTGCTGCTGCCAAGGTTTGCTTGTTGTTTCTTCAGCATTTACAGCCTCTCCTATTCTCTCTCCTATTCTCACCCATGTTTTATGGCTCAATTCAAACTAAGGTTTAATTGATCTCTGAGGTTCTCATTAATATGGACTTACTTGCTACTGGTGTAAAGCTGTCAGGCAAATCTTGCTTGTACGTGTTTGTTCCTTGCTATGATTTATCGATTTCCCAAGTTCTCTTTGTATGCTGTTGGATGTCTCAATCTGCAGTGAAATAGATGGGTGACATGCCCTCTGGTTTTGAATTGGGTTGAAATTACTGAATCGATCAGTGTAATTTGAGGTTGCTTTCGGGAATGCTTTATCTTCTATTTCCTGCTACTTGTTGTCTTTGATAGATGGACACTGTTGGCATCGCCTTAACCTTAGGATAGAGAACATTTTTGGTGTCATACTGCAGAGAAACTTTCAGTTTTCAACTATTGCTTTGTGCACTAGGCTTAAAGCCTTGAGCAATGAGAAAGTCTGTTTTCCATGGTTGCAATAATGGCCAAGTTTGTTCCAGATCAACCTTTATAAAAAGGTTCTTCTGGTGTCCTCACTTTGGAATTTGTATTGCTGAAATTTTTATCTTAGTCTTGATGTGACTGgttttttcttcattcttggctgcttctctttctttcctcCTCATTGTCTAAAGATCCTAACAGATGCAATCAACTCGGGACATGTCTGCCTGAATGGAAAGCAACGCGACTTCTTTTGCTAACTCTGCTGGCCaccattatattatttctacaTTTGATCGGGTCCAGTTTTGGAATTATGGAGATATGCTGTGTTCTGGGGTTGATTTCCTTGTGTTATATTCTGATCGTTCACTTGTATACTGCAGGCATATGCTTCTTCCGGTGCCATGCATAATGCATCACGACAGCCTCCCAAGATTCTTTCGTTTCACAAATTTGCTATGCGTGAACAATCTGCTAATATGGATGAGTCTGACAGTAGAAAGAACTGGCCTGGTGCAGGAATAGGGAGGCAAGATTGCTTATCTGAAATAGATTCCAGGAACTGCAGGGTGAGAGATTGGTCAGTTGATTTTTCTGCTACTGGTGTACACCTGGGCAGTTCAAAAATGTCGGTTGATAATCGTTCGCAGCGGAGCCATTCGAATGAGATTGCTAATCAGTTGAACATCAGAGAGCACTCTGGGGAGAATGCAGCTGTTGATAGCAGCTTACTGACAAAAGCATGGGTTGATAGTGCTGGCAGCATAGGGATAAAAGATTACAATGCTATTGAAAGATGGCAATGTCAAGCAGCAGCTGCTAGTTCGGGCTTCTCTCATGGGACAATGCACATGACAGATGACGATGAGTCAAATATGAGCTTGAAATTGCATAAGAATAAACATGATGCAGCAGCAAATGAGAGCTTGGCTTCACAAGTTACAATAAAACAAGAACCTAAAGGCAGTCAACCTAGAGGAGCAGATCGAATAAAACAAGCAGTTGTGGATTATGTGGCTTCATTGCTCATGCCTCTTTATAAAGCAAGGAAAATTGACAGGGACGGTTACAAgtcaataatgaaaaaaactGCCACCAAGGTTATTTCTTTGCCATTCTTTATCCATCAAACATCACTCAGTTTATGATTTCCTTGCTGCTGGTGGATGTATCTTATCTGTCTTGTTTGGTATTCTATTTCAGGTCATGGAACAGACTACTGATGCTGAGAAAGCAATGGCTGTTTTTGAGTTTCTTGATTTCAAACGCAAAAACAAGGTCTGGGTTACAGTTTTTCTAGtttcttgctttattttaGATTCTTCCTTACCATCTCTattctattctttttctttaaattttggttGGTGGCAAGTGGTTCTGTGCCCCTAAATTTTCTCTGGAGCATCGGTAGGTCTGCTTTGGTATAGAGGCATGGCGAGTAGGCTTATCTAACTGCAATGGCGTTGTTCTAGTTTCTCTGTAGTAAGAGCATTCTATTTGTCTGAGATTCTTCCCAAAATTGGTATTATGACAAAGAACTGCATTTTGGCACCCTTTTACCTGATTTTATGATTTACCAATGTGTAATTAGTCAGGTTATCTGGCAGCAATTTACAAGCAGTTGGCAATCATAttggatataaataaaaatttaatttttctttttcttatcaaaATTTCCAAATGCAAGGGCTTTTTAAACTGGAATATAGTGGCAGTGTAGTGAGCCTTGATCCTTTATCATATAGCAGGattgttttaaaaaagttgGAAATGTTTAAGTTACAGAAAAGTGGGGACAAAAATTGACAGCCTAATTTCACTGCCGATATATTTTGTATcgaatgaaattttttatgtaatactTGCCTTTTTCTTCTTGCCAGTCCATTAGTTCTCCTTCtcgacttttttttttctcctctctGTGTTTACTTGTTTGATGAAGTAGCAATGTTCCTTTAAGGTTTTTATGTGAAGCCTTGAAATTTTCACTTCATTTTCGTTCTCAGATCCGGGCATTCGTGGACATGTTGATCGAGAGACACATGGCAGTGAAGCCAGAGGCCAAATCAGGATCTTCTCAGAAGGATTAGCTGGTGGTCCTGAGCACAAAATTGAGAAGGCTGTTCCGCTTGTTAAATCATGGACCGCAGTTACTTAGATTCATGAAGTCCGCCGGTAGATGGTACTTGTGCTTGCATCTGTGGTGAATCGTATACTCTTCCCTTCAAAACTTGGGAATAGCAATCATTTTAGTCAGATATGACTGAATCATGACAACTTAGCAAAGGGCTCAAATGTTTGGACATGGGTGGCATCCAAATCTTCTATACATTTTTCGTCCTCCAATTGCCAAGCAGTCCTGTTAACATGGGATTGTTTTTTGGAATTTgttcattataaattaaacttgTATCTTTTAGGGTAGACAGTGGAGACCCCTAACTTTTTTCTCCAGGGACCCCTTAGAAGAGAAATGACTTCTTTCTGACTTTTGTTATGTGTACAGCTTAGAATTGTTTCATGGAAACAAATATACAGAGTTCTCCTTAACCAGCAGTACCTGTTCTTCTCTTCTCTAGTTCGTTTTACTTGTCTCCAGAAAATAAGTGTTCATCCTCCTTTTGTGTGTCTGTGGTCTTTATTAAGATTAGACTTAAATATGCATTTTCCTTCTTGATGGAAGTTCACAACCATGTTATCTAATTGAGCATACCTTGACTGCTTGTATTGCTCTCTATATTTTAAGTCGGCAAAGGTCTGTGCGTTTGGAAGAGATGGGTGTAAAGCTTTCTCTCTTTCCGCAAAAGCACATATGTCTAACAGGTAATATGATTCTGATTTAATTGTCATGCGATGTTGTTTTTGAAGGGTGAGATGCTATATGGTTTATGTAAGTTTAATGATTACCATCTTCTAGAACCTCATGATATagaatattcatcaaattgGATTTAGCATTTCTTGCTGGTTTTCCCGTATTGTTGAGACATTGAGCATGCAATGGATGTATGAGTTGGCAGTTTGCAATCTTCTGCATTTGTATATTCCCACTGATTGCGCGCTTTTCGAATCATTGTAGTGGAATTTGTTACCATGAGCATAAAAAGGGCAGCAAATAAGAAATTGCTTGAATCTTACAGGCCCTTCTTACTGACTTTTAATAAGTCATATAACAGATGCAGTTCAAGCGTAGTTCCTTACAAGTATGCTGATGATGAATGCCACTGCAggtagattttttatttcattctctGCCATTTTATGTTTTTCGCAGCTGGTGGCGTTTGAGTGCTTGTAGCCTCTTTTCTATCAGCTAGTCTTGTACCGGAATTAGATTCCTGGCAGGTTAGCATATTGTGGTGCCGTATCTTTGCCATTTTTATGATCCATTCCATCTCTATCTTATTTCTGCTCACACCTGTGTAACACAGAAGTCATGGGTTATATTCGGTGCTTCAGGAAACGCAAAATTTACTCGTGGGCAGGAGCAAGCGCTTCTACACTGGTCACTGTTCTCCGTTGCCATACGGTTGATCCAGGAGAAGCTTTCCACTTTCAAAAACTGGTAAATTGCTCTGTTTTCCTCTAAAACAATCTAATCTCTTGAATCCGTGCTTTTAGCTTCAGGAAACCTCGAGATAAAAGTCGGCTACAAGTGTGGAGACCAGAATCAGCCGCAACATTGTCTTCACCAGGAGATTTCAAACTCCAGCATTACATTTTCAATACATCCATCACGTATGCATATCATATCACATTCAAAAGCCGGATCCTGCCGTGGCatgttcatttctttttccccgACAATATTCTCTCTTCCCATTAATTTCCCACTCCATTCAGGTATACATACACTCGCTGAAAACTGATATTCTTGTGGCTATTTGCTGTGTTTTTCCAGGAGAAACAGCTCATTTGCTAAAGACCCCAGGTCAAAGACCGTATCCATCCGGCCAGAGCAGGAACGAAGTGAGAGAAACTAAAAGCGTAAACCAGAGAGAGATACGCGTTTCTCACTAAAAGACACACATATGCGCGGATGTTCAAGAATCTGTTCGGGTAAAgtctatttttcttgtttcaagaATCTCTTCAAGTCTCTGCAGAATTCGCGTAAAGGTTTCGCGGTTTGATTAAAACAGTTGCAATAAAATTCTCAGTACATTAGCGGCAAGAAACAGTCTAATCATTACGTTGGTTGACGTATGTACTTATCCTTTCCTCTTGTTAACGTACGGTTCTCCCTTTTTCCTATGTTACTGTGAAGCGAAAGGTTACGCTAATCACAATTGTACTTGTAAAAGAAGtgaatatcatcaaatttctttcttcatcttttgttctttaatataatatatcttgAATTATTGTTTACAAATGCATTT
The window above is part of the Sesamum indicum cultivar Zhongzhi No. 13 linkage group LG7, S_indicum_v1.0, whole genome shotgun sequence genome. Proteins encoded here:
- the LOC105166073 gene encoding lysine-specific histone demethylase 1 homolog 3, with product MDKEENKMGLKRKSKSLGTLVDSDDDEPIGTLLKLKGKRNSKKSKLVADAGGNKVKGVEKMDVEDKELGGMDDTLASFRKKLRGSKKDGGSTVVATKDLNSNAVEPSCLLDESAKYKELDSNLMPEGQKRGLGGTPSGSSGDATVIEGLKVKAKIKNKRSKVNSDAKIIGNSKMDDGLDYSKSGNDALQHEKETASESEAEVLEDSLSAFFQKVHSGMISKSRSSSRVKQGKETQASNDESRPDSGDALEARVGKSQSASDFVKEASDQGPTKSTLICPRLDDHLPEVLNRTPGNSIGSKLGLCSSPLDSSQIQRPTECMDDSSFKLISENSTSISLVQSSSSSLRACSGKSAGVEDGKTDSLASQAIGNQPGSTNEPPGLNNIPDRNNEVPHCMEAKDLGLSTSLCEGIARSTDDVKLDCGLDTDLVPKYSGEVQLRSSPPAFSRAHDGPLIVLGKCFQGTDHAPFDSQEADGQVSECRLSPGSGSEILKYEVAFRKHKNDSHRAVDESEHVLEPSGVLPEGACPRNSNYHSEDEEVNGTSSPSIMLDHQGTCADDRGPLADTETKESSLSVGQRAPRNAKKHRHGDMAYEGDIDWDVLMQSQEFFINHQTVDKTRDKSNSSSTAVDAENGKAAAVAVGLKARAVGPLEKIKFKEVLKRKGGLQEYLECRNHILSVWNKDVRRILPLSDFGVSDAPVMGESSRASLIRDIFTFLDQCGYINFGVPSGKEKVGNNIKNELKLLTEEKFGETGELPVVDSEDGVSFILGKERSTEIHRGEKNDDTFADEKLAGKVVSEQGVNNLEPLQTPEGCSIDDRQGMNSRDPIHLKYSAGSDYFDSIPSCKDENGTLVPAVDPDLPSPGEAVSGVPAKVPKFGSAIFSATEDSGCSHTQNDSGPRKSIIVVGAGPAGLTAARHLQRQGFIVTVLEARSRIGGRVFTDHSSLSVPVDLGASIITGMEADVDTERRPDPSSIICSQLGLELTVLNSDCPLYDTVTGQKVPADLDEALEAEYNSLLDDMVMVVAEKGECAMTMSLEEGLEYSLKRRRMAHSGQEDMEVLPVKPQDTSVASEGFAVDDEVSNAQDSETEGLSPLERRVMDWHFAHLEYGCAALLKEVSLPNWNQDDVYGGFGGAHCMIKGGYSAVVESLAKGICIHLDHVVTDISYCTKDSGTNNNVHKMVKVSTSNGKEFSGDAVLVTVPLGCLKAETIKFSPPLPQWKYLSIKRLGFGVLNKVVMEFPEVFWDDTIDYFGATAEDTNQRGWCFMFWNVKKTVGAPVLIALVVGKAAIDGQNISSSDHVSHALLVLRKLFGEHKVSHPVASVVTDWGRDPYSYGAYSYVAVGSSGEDYDILGRPVENCLFFAGEATCKEHPDTVGGAMMSGLREAVRIIDILNTGTDYTAEVEAMEVARRHLHIEKSEIKDIIRKLDAINFSGAFCKKSLDGSQISSWGYVLKDMFFTAKTTAGRLHLAKELLKLPVGFLKTFASTKEGLSTLNSWILDSMGKDGTQLLRHCVRLLVLVSNDLLAVRLSGVGKTVKEKVCVHTSRDIRAIASQLVSVWVELFRKEKASKGGRKLLRQSTSLDSKSKSPLVSGKPPLRTHHVDSKGSPKVSASAGNQFPSGASNKKVINEPVKSDTRIHPQSDVQLSNSHGSLGCSNVREEDNDDIPMSEEEKAAFAAAEAARAAAIAAAKAYASSGAMHNASRQPPKILSFHKFAMREQSANMDESDSRKNWPGAGIGRQDCLSEIDSRNCRVRDWSVDFSATGVHLGSSKMSVDNRSQRSHSNEIANQLNIREHSGENAAVDSSLLTKAWVDSAGSIGIKDYNAIERWQCQAAAASSGFSHGTMHMTDDDESNMSLKLHKNKHDAAANESLASQVTIKQEPKGSQPRGADRIKQAVVDYVASLLMPLYKARKIDRDGYKSIMKKTATKVMEQTTDAEKAMAVFEFLDFKRKNKIRAFVDMLIERHMAVKPEAKSGSSQKD